The sequence below is a genomic window from Plasmodium gaboni strain SY75 chromosome 10, whole genome shotgun sequence.
acttcataaaaaaattcatcGTACTCGTCAACCATATCAGCCCACGACGTGTACTTATTAATCTATAAatcaaaatgaaaataaaaataaataaaaatataaaaataaataaaaatatatatgtgtgtaaatatatatatgtgcatatattcatatgtattatatatttgtggGTGATATgctttattttataaaaatttctttttattcatatgcACATAAATTTTATTCCTTACATCGAAGGAAAAAGTGCTGAAGTcttttttctcattttccttttttttttgatcTTCTTTCAGCTGCTTTgcttttctttttattttgtcCTCCTGTCTTAATATATCgtaaatattatttttataattcattatatataaaataattagattataaaaatatattaaaaagaaatcTTCTAAAATCAATGTcgaagaaaaaaaataaataaataaaaaaataacaaataaaaaaataaaaaaaaaaaaattggTATAAATACTCTGATGTTGCTTAGGTTCTAATGACTAATCagaaataaatgaaaagcaaaaaataaaaaataaaacttatataaataaataaatatatatataatatgtatatctTTGCTATGGTCaaaattttcaaaattattatttcacagaggaaataaaatatatatatatatatatatatatatatatatatatatttttatttatatggaaattatcaaatattatgggatatatatgttatatatttatattatgacaactaattcaatatattcttatatttatttctatcataattatatatatatatatatatatattttatttatgtattttattataatatctatatctttataatcatatatagttatttaattttttctcataaaaaaaaaaaaagaaaaaaaaagaggGTTCCTAATTCTtttcaataaatatattatttgaataaaagtttatatatttaaaatttgataatttctggagaaaaaaaaataatttcatataatatcaAATCAGAAAATTTTACcacataaaatatatatatatatattatatatattatatatttgtttgttaatttattgttttgttttattgttatataacaaagggaaaaaaaaaaaaaaaaaaaaaaaaaaagaaaggGTAATATTAAACTATTAATTTTCacattaaataaatatatatgaatctttaataattatcaaaatttacaataatatatatatataatatatatatttatatatctacacaaatataatataatatatttataagcATCTCTTATCttatgcatatatatatatatatatatatatatatatatacattcttctttatatgttttttttattttgctcttcataataataaagcaaaaataataaaatttccataaactttattttttttttttatatattttcttaaaaaaaaaaaaaggaaatcTTCACATGTAAAATgaaaatagaaataatataaaaatagaacaaaaataaaaataataatttatataattgatataatttatatttaaatgtttaaatatttatatttacatttttatgtattataaacatattatataatataatattattttattttatgcTTAAAAATTTTAAGGTTCCACAAAAAATTTAAgaacataatataaaacaaaaataaaaatatatatatatataatatatatatataatgaatatttttatttattaatttatttatatgtagAACTGCAATAGTGAAATACATggattattattttaatttataaatattgtcatgttattatatatatatatatatatatatatatattttttttttttttttttttttctttcgTTTCTCCTTACGTGTACACGTTGGAAAATAATGTCCTCACATTTACGTACAACaaaagtaaaataaataaaataaaataaaataaataaaataaaataaataaaaatataaaaatataattttaaaataaattttctgtcaatgaaatatatattttccttCCTTTAAATTGTcctttaaaatatatttcccttttattattttgtttatatattgaattatttatgtgctattaatatattatcacatatatatatatatatatatatatttattcttttttaagTTATCATTGTTTGATTCACTTTGTTCCTTGATTACTtacttattattttttttattattatttttttttttttttttttacgtggacataaataaatatggaCACGACGACATTAAAAGAAGCTGATATGAATcagatgataataaaacttatggaaaaaaaaaaaaaaaaaaatatttataaaaaaaacatgCTGGAACATGAAAATTTTGTTCATATGAagaaatttaaaaaaactACAAAGGAAGAAAAAAGCTTGAATAAGGACGAAATAAAGAggttaaaaaaaatatatatatataaatatatatatatatatatataaatatatattatatatatattatatatacttttttttttttttttttttttttttgttgaTGTAAATGAGCaaacttttattataattaaaaaaataagaaagctcttctttctttatatatttgtcATACTTGACGTGGTcacatatttataatacttttatcttaataatatttcaacCCTTCTTAGTCATATgattaatttttttcaagaacaagagaaaatatataaagaagaGGAACTTAATAcgaaaaattatataatagaagaaacaaaaaagaaagaaaaccaagtatatattatataatatatatatgatataattaaattatatatgttccTAATATTTTgtcatacatatatatatatatatatatatatatatatatatttatatatatttatacttATAATTATCCATTTCTATATATTCTTAGCTTAACacttattatatttattgtcAAGAATTcaaaaatgaatataacaattattttaataatttcataAAAGAATCAGAGgttattaattttttttttttttttttttatatatttgaaacGGTAAACACTTTTATATTCTCttcttatataaattacGTAGGAAATTAAAAAGGAACTAAAAGATCTACAGATTCAATATATGGATGATAAGATATTACTAGgtaattcttttatataataacataaaaatgtatattattaatcTATATTgtcattttattttattttttttaatatgatatatacAAATGTTTGACTCCTTATATATAGgaaataaaagaaaaatggAACTTGATAAGATgctatatatttataaagaaaaattattagaCATAAAAAATCAGTGGGATACTAAAAATTTTTGtgatgataatttaaaaaatattgtatatgatatattaaatgttataaattaaatatatgttaaaaatttataatgaatgtagaaaatatatatatctttgTATTACCTCTTCATGCACAATTAAATCATTTGTCTTgtcatttttatatttatattaatatgtattcACATATGTTGAATCTTAACAAATTgaaatatgaaaaaaaaaataaaataaaataaaataaaataaaaaataaaataaaataaaaaaaaaattaacatataaataaaaaaacaaaaaaacatataaacaaaaaaaaaataaatatataaaaaaaaaaaaatacattcATCTTACACAACCTTTTTTTGTATTGAACCATTTAATCCTCATACTCTTCATATGTActtctttttgttttattaaatagttgtaaaaatattacattCTGACCATTCGAAATAAATCGTGCTATTAGTCTAAATTGTAGTTGAGTGctttctttatatttttcgTTTGCAAatacatatgtatttaaaatatatgaacGAAGAATTATTCTCTCAaatttgaatatttttttcttttctatattcataatgtttgtaataataatacaattttcaataacattttttaattttaaaaaattaaatgaacAAAACTTTATATTGTTTGATAAAATggaattattatttatagatatatttttcttttttcttttattatcaaaaaGATTTTTTAATTGTTCTGTGTTTAAGCAATCGAGTTGTTTAtatgttttcttttttatattatcatctgAAGAATTATGATTATCACAATCATTGTTGTTATCAAAATTAATGTTGTTATCAAAATTAATGTTGTTATCAAAATTAATGTTATTATCCTTATTTGtgtaaatataattgtTCTGTTTGTTTAATgttttatgttttatatcATTCATAAGGGTATGTACACCTGAATCGTCTACATCAACCGAGTCATcattaatatcattatgattattatcatttttatcatttttattattattattatctcTTGTTATATCATTTCTTATTGGAATGGATTCAATAAATTTGTCTAAGTTATGATTTgcattttttatatgttccTTTTTCTCATCCATGCCTAGAAAATACACTTGTGAGATATCATGCAAAGGCagaatatttatttcattcAAGACATTATAAAAAGCAGAAGGAGAATGTAAGGGATATGTAAAAATAGGATAATCAATACTTGGAGATCCATTAGGTATATGTAATAGAATGCTAAGAATTTCTAATAAAGTCGTTCCGTCATTACAAAATGGatcaattatatatattttctttgaattgtttatatatttgaataaattaattttaaaaatagCTGATGCTATTATAGTACTTTTTAAAGATTGttgatttttatatacttgatatattcttatattcatattattacttaAATTGATATGAATTTTAcattcattatatttaaacaatacattaatttttaatgGTGCTAATTGTGATgatattaattttttttttttcaacaagatattttcatctccatttttttcaatatataattgttgTTGTCTTTTAATTACAttcaatataatattttttatcatacATGTGTGATATAAACGTGATTTAATACTTGTAATACTAATTTGAGGTTCACTCAAAATACTACTAAATGGGATATAAGCATTCCAATCAATTTTCTTCATAtcattaataaaattagTTTCATAAGCACAATAAGAATTATACACTTGTAAACGAATTTGTTCTATAGTTCTACTATTTATTAgtaatttatataaataatataaattagATTCAATTTCTATATTGCTATCTTTAAAAACATGCCTATATTTTTCgtcatatattttttctaatgtaaaaatattatcatttttataaggAACAACACaacaatatttataagtttcttcttctttataatttaaCAAGGATGTTGAATACATCCTTTTAGTTTCATTACTTGACCATTTTcttaaataaatattatacctaattgaatatttattacaaGTTGTTTTAATGCGAGTCACGCATTTTCTCATAATTTACGATCTTTCAAAGTAAACATTCAAATGCAGCACTtaaagtaaaaaaataaaatatatatatatataaatatatacatatatttgttcttatttaaaaaatgttattcATGTTgttattttgtaaataattaataagtatgaatttttattttcacaaaagaaaaaaaaaaaaaaaaaaattatgaacagttcatgtaaaaaaaaaaaaaaaaaaaaaaaaaaaaaaaaaaaaaaaaaaaaaaaaaaaaaaataaaaaaattatataataaaaatattatataataatatttataatattttNNNNNNNNNNNNNNNNNNNNNNNNNNNNNNNNNNNNNNNNNNNNNNNNNNNNNNNNNNNNNNNNNNNNNNNNNNNNNNNNNNNNNNNNNNNNNNNNNNNNNNNNNNNNNNNNNNNNNNNNNNNNNNNNNNNNNNNNNNNNNNNNNNNNNNNNNNNNNNNNNNNNNNNNNNNNNNNNNNNNNNNNNNNNNNNNNNNNNNNNNNNNNNNNNNNNNNNNNNNNNNNNNNNNNNNNNNNNNNNNNNNNNNNNNNNNNNNNNNNNNNNNNNNNNNNNNNNNNNNNNNNNNNNNNNNNNNNNNNNNCAAAAgcaaatattaaaaaaaaaaaaaaaaaaaaaaaaaaaaaaaaatttaaaaaaattttttttttttttaaaaaattttttttatttttttttttttaaaaaaaaaaaaaaaaaaaaattttttttttcaaaaaaaaaaaaaaaaaaaaaaaaaattatgaaaagttcatgtaaaaaaaaaaaaaaaaaaaaaaaaaaaaatagctataaataaaaaaaaatatatatatatatattttatatatgtataaatttATGTGTGAATATATAAGAGATGTATAATATAGAAATGTTCCTAtattgaataatataaaataaaattaaaaatatatacatataaatatgtacatatatatatatttatgtttaccttttaaatatttcattatttatttttttatatattgcTTAAATTTTtctcaaaaaaaaaaagagagGAAAGGACcacacatataaaaaattatgttttaaaaaagcGAACCGAATATTGAAGGTACAGATggtacatatatatgtggCAAAAGTATAATGATCTGATAGGAAAACAgcaatatatataatatgtatatatatatatatatatatatatatatgtattcatttaagatatatttttaatcATTTGATGTGTGTAATTTATAAGTAATACccacatatatataatacgtgtatgattttaatttttaccatataaaataaaaataaaaaaaataataataaataataataataaatgggggaacaatttaaaattaaaagcTAAATGTAAATGACcacataaataaaaaagtgGTGTATAGTAAAATTAAAAGGCTGTTCATTTTACACAATGGActttgttttttttttaaataatacagaaaaaaaaaatatacatatatatatatatatatatatatatatatatttatatatttatatatttatttatatttatttattactTGCTAGACATTTATCAGGTGGTAGGTCGCCATGGaattgataataaaaaaaccATACATTGAAATATTTGAAAAGATATTAAAATTGTTTACGCATATTTGTGAGAACGTTAATTTTAAGCTAACAAGAAATAAGCTAGAATTAAGTGGCTCAAATAATTTAACAAATGAACTGGTGATACATATTGATaagaaattttttatattaaatgatataaatggagataaaaagaatataatcAATGGAACTGTAAAATCAAAAGATTTCTAtaattgtatatttaatCATAAGATAGTTAAACATCTGAGGAGTAATCATTCACAATATGGATCCTATAATAGTCAGAAGAAAAATGATTCACGCTTTGTAATGACAGATGATATAGATGAAGAAgcaaaaataaataataattataatgatgaGAATAAATTAATCGTTTGTGATGGTATGTATGCAGATGATAACAATAAGTCTTATCTTAGAAAAGACAAAAAGTGGAATCTACATTTGTCGAAGATAACTCTgaaatttaataatataaacaatatgaacaatatgaacaatatgaacaatatgaacaatatgaacaatataaataatatgaacaatataa
It includes:
- a CDS encoding hypothetical protein (conserved Plasmodium protein, unknown function) — protein: MDTTTLKEADMNQMIIKLMEKKKKKNIYKKNMLEHENFVHMKKFKKTTKEEKSLNKDEIKSHMINFFQEQEKIYKEEELNTKNYIIEETKKKENQLNTYYIYCQEFKNEYNNYFNNFIKESEEIKKELKDLQIQYMDDKILLGNKRKMELDKMLYIYKEKLLDIKNQWDTKNFCDDNLKNIVYDILNVIN
- a CDS encoding hypothetical protein (conserved Plasmodium protein, unknown function); the encoded protein is MRKCVTRIKTTCNKYSIRYNIYLRKWSSNETKRMYSTSLLNYKEEETYKYCCVVPYKNDNIFTLEKIYDEKYRHVFKDSNIEIESNLYYLYKLLINSRTIEQIRLQVYNSYCAYETNFINDMKKIDWNAYIPFSSILSEPQISITSIKSRLYHTCMIKNIILNVIKRQQQLYIEKNGDENILLKKKKLISSQLAPLKINVLFKYNECKIHINLSNNMNIRIYQVYKNQQSLKSTIIASAIFKINLFKYINNSKKIYIIDPFCNDGTTLLEILSILLHIPNGSPSIDYPIFTYPLHSPSAFYNVLNEINILPLHDISQVYFLGMDEKKEHIKNANHNLDKFIESIPIRNDITRDNNNNKNDKNDNNHNDINDDSVDVDDSGVHTLMNDIKHKTLNKQNNYIYTNKDNNINFDNNINFDNNINFDNNNDCDNHNSSDDNIKKKTYKQLDCLNTEQLKNLFDNKRKKKNISINNNSILSNNIKFCSFNFLKLKNVIENCIIITNIMNIEKKKIFKFERIILRSYILNTYVFANEKYKESTQLQFRLIARFISNGQNVIFLQLFNKTKRSTYEEYED